TCGATCGACACCCGCGACGACGGGTCGAGGAGCATCCTGGGCCAGCCGCTCACGGGCCCTCGGACGACCGGCGCCGGCAAAGTCGTCGTCGTGCCGAGCTTCTACGCGGTCCGACGGGTGGGAGACGCCGTCTGGGCCGGGATCGGTTTCAACACGCCGTTTGGGCTCGGAACGAACTACGACGAGAGCTGGCGCGGCCGCTACCAGGCGACCGAGACGACCCTGCTCGTCTACAACCTCAATCCGTCGCTCGCTTGGCGCCTCGACGACCATTGGTCCGTCGGCGGCGGCGTCGACGTCCAGTACTCGCGCGGCGTCTTCTCTGAGATGATCGACTTCGGGTCCTTCGGCGCGGCGTCCGGTCTCGGTCTCGCTCCGCAGCAGGACGACGGGAAGGTGCGGATCGGCGGAACCGCGTGGGCCGTCGGTTTCGACCTCGGGACGCTCTGGAAGCCCTGCGCGTCGACGAAGATCGGCCTCGCGTTCCATTCGAAGACCGTCCACGACATCTCGGGCTCGGCGCATTTCCGGGTGCCGGAGGACGCCGCGCCGCTGACCGGCAACGGCGCGGTCTTC
This sequence is a window from Thermoanaerobaculia bacterium. Protein-coding genes within it:
- a CDS encoding outer membrane protein transport protein; this translates as MHGRTPRLPFRTALAIALLAAASTARGGGWKLEVMGAKQLETSYAGNAASAEDASTVWFNPAGMTELSSKWTATVAVPVIDLSIDTRDDGSRSILGQPLTGPRTTGAGKVVVVPSFYAVRRVGDAVWAGIGFNTPFGLGTNYDESWRGRYQATETTLLVYNLNPSLAWRLDDHWSVGGGVDVQYSRGVFSEMIDFGSFGAASGLGLAPQQDDGKVRIGGTAWAVGFDLGTLWKPCASTKIGLAFHSKTVHDISGSAHFRVPEDAAPLTGNGAVFQNTNADAPLPMPASVSLSADQGVSRNLALLADVTWTQWSALRRITIDFDNPNQPRIAQP